A window of Myxococcales bacterium contains these coding sequences:
- a CDS encoding FAD-binding oxidoreductase: MSQKSHPEPTLTGWGRLPKPGKEILSENLEKVTVGATLSRGLGRSYGDSSLPAAKGDKVVNTRLANRILSFDEQTGRMRAEAGLSLAEINRYFLPRGFFSPVTPGTKYVTLGGMVASDVHGKNHHVDGCFGAHVHAMKIRLASDEVVECSPAENADLFYGTIGGMGLLGHILEVEFTMHRIPSPWIWMDSERMPDIDTFLGGLGNAAPRWPMTVGWIDCITTGSSLGRGILMAGRWATPEEAEKNPPAEGPQVTFPVELPNWALNPITGGLFNSLYYWRHLPQRLETLVSPEKFFYPLDAILEWNRAYGSRGFTQYQCVIPRAAGAPAVREFMFLLTKLGGASPLCVIKDCGPESRANLSFPLEGTSIAIDMAVSPSLQGIIDRLNEFVIATGGRIYLTKDQFTRPEHFAKMEERRLPAFFALRDKWDPTRKLRSAQSVRLFGDKA, encoded by the coding sequence ATGTCGCAAAAGAGCCATCCCGAGCCCACGCTCACCGGCTGGGGCCGCCTGCCGAAGCCCGGCAAAGAGATCCTCTCCGAGAACCTCGAGAAGGTCACGGTCGGCGCCACGTTGTCGCGCGGCCTCGGGCGCTCCTACGGTGACTCGTCCCTCCCCGCCGCCAAGGGCGACAAGGTCGTCAACACGCGCCTCGCGAACCGCATCCTCTCGTTCGACGAGCAGACCGGCCGCATGCGCGCCGAGGCCGGCCTCTCGCTCGCCGAGATCAACCGGTATTTCCTGCCTCGCGGCTTCTTCTCGCCGGTCACCCCGGGCACCAAATACGTCACGCTCGGCGGCATGGTCGCGTCCGACGTGCACGGAAAGAACCACCACGTCGACGGGTGCTTCGGCGCGCACGTGCACGCGATGAAGATCCGCCTCGCGAGCGACGAGGTGGTCGAGTGCTCCCCCGCCGAGAACGCCGATCTCTTCTACGGCACCATCGGCGGCATGGGCCTGCTCGGGCACATCCTCGAGGTCGAGTTCACCATGCACCGCATCCCGTCCCCGTGGATCTGGATGGACAGCGAGCGCATGCCCGACATCGACACCTTCCTCGGCGGCCTCGGCAACGCCGCTCCGCGCTGGCCCATGACCGTGGGCTGGATCGACTGCATCACCACGGGCAGCTCGCTTGGCCGCGGCATCCTCATGGCCGGCCGCTGGGCCACGCCCGAAGAGGCCGAGAAGAACCCGCCCGCCGAGGGCCCGCAGGTCACCTTCCCGGTCGAGCTGCCCAACTGGGCGCTCAACCCGATCACCGGCGGTTTGTTCAACTCCCTTTACTATTGGCGGCACCTCCCGCAGCGCCTCGAGACGTTGGTCTCGCCCGAGAAGTTCTTTTATCCCCTCGACGCGATCCTCGAGTGGAATCGGGCTTATGGCTCGCGAGGCTTCACGCAATACCAGTGCGTGATCCCGCGCGCGGCGGGCGCGCCGGCCGTGAGGGAGTTCATGTTCCTCCTCACGAAGCTCGGCGGGGCCTCCCCCCTCTGCGTCATCAAAGATTGTGGCCCCGAGAGCCGCGCCAACCTGTCGTTCCCGCTCGAGGGCACGTCGATCGCGATCGACATGGCCGTCTCGCCGAGCCTCCAGGGCATCATCGATCGGTTGAACGAGTTCGTCATCGCGACCGGCGGCCGCATCTACCTCACCAAAGACCAATTCACGCGCCCCGAGCACTTCGCGAAGATGGAGGAGCGCAGGCTCCCCGCCTTCTTCGCGCTGCGCGACAAGTGGGACCCCACGCGAAAATTGAGGAGCGCCCAGTCGGTGCGGCTCTTCGGAGACAAGGCATGA
- a CDS encoding SRPBCC family protein, which translates to MIYLSAELDIPRKPELVFQVLSDAAAYLAWVEGLVGVEHEGAPTFDEGSSFDVVSRTGRRRSRPPPT; encoded by the coding sequence GTGATCTACCTCTCCGCGGAGCTCGACATTCCCCGCAAGCCGGAGCTCGTCTTCCAGGTCCTCTCCGACGCGGCCGCGTACCTGGCGTGGGTCGAGGGCCTCGTCGGCGTCGAGCACGAAGGCGCCCCTACGTTCGACGAGGGCTCGAGCTTCGACGTCGTTTCACGTACGGGAAGAAGAAGATCTCGGCCACCACCTACGTGA
- a CDS encoding Uma2 family endonuclease, with amino-acid sequence MANAAGRRATYEDVLAAPPHVVAEVLFGVLYTSPRPAPRQARAASRLGGTLDGPFDRGRDGPGGWVLLDEPELHLGGDILVPDIGGWRRERMPTFPYDATYFTLPPDWVCEVLSPSTAAIDRGDKLDIYAREGVKNAWLVDPVARTLEVFRLEGEKWLRVSHHKTGTEVRAEPFDAIAFELDVLWPE; translated from the coding sequence ATGGCCAACGCGGCCGGCCGACGCGCCACGTACGAGGACGTCCTCGCCGCCCCTCCCCACGTCGTGGCGGAGGTGCTCTTCGGTGTACTTTACACGAGCCCGCGCCCGGCGCCCCGCCAAGCCCGGGCAGCGTCACGCCTCGGTGGAACGCTCGACGGCCCCTTCGATCGTGGGCGCGACGGCCCGGGCGGCTGGGTGCTCCTCGACGAGCCCGAGCTCCACCTCGGAGGCGACATTCTGGTGCCGGACATCGGAGGCTGGAGGCGCGAGCGCATGCCCACGTTCCCCTACGACGCCACGTATTTCACGCTGCCGCCGGATTGGGTGTGCGAGGTGCTCTCGCCGTCGACCGCGGCGATCGATCGTGGCGACAAGCTCGACATCTACGCCCGCGAGGGAGTGAAGAACGCCTGGCTCGTGGACCCCGTCGCGCGCACCCTCGAGGTCTTTCGCCTCGAGGGCGAAAAGTGGCTGCGCGTGTCGCACCACAAGACGGGCACCGAGGTGCGGGCCGAGCCGTTCGACGCGATCGCGTTCGAGCTCGACGTCCTCTGGCCCGAGTGA
- a CDS encoding HAMP domain-containing protein: MAKSRSEPPATALGAQLLGFAALVALVVVSTLSVAHVVSLKRALDGETHFEAVGVATDLATLRDGAEALDPGELQRALERFVRHSSDVAYVRVTDARAPDRVLAAVPLEGKLAPMIDVGTERDAGLEYAVEAKLLRDGACGAKAGEWIVHASALVKARDGAPLAIVGVGVRPQRMEALVARSFPLALGASLLAFVVAVLVGQRLARRITRPIEALTARMGDVAKGELGPPADTTEGPREVRALASSYNVMLEGLRQKLALERYVPSLARDGLRNDSGEAVIEARECFAAVLFADLRGFSTLSEKRSPRDVLDLLNVYADAMAKVVADHQGDVIELMGDGILAVFPETSGGFVRVVRCALAMQAELSTLALPELRMGIGIHAGEVVLGTVGTGERLKYTVVGDAVNVSSRIQEHARDPSRSCVMASRAIFDLTKDDVPWVPRGSVPIRGRDGTIELFEVERARDDRHEEHLPPHDGS, from the coding sequence ATGGCGAAATCGCGCTCCGAGCCGCCCGCGACGGCGCTCGGCGCCCAGCTCCTCGGGTTCGCGGCGCTGGTCGCCCTCGTCGTCGTGTCGACGCTGTCGGTCGCGCACGTCGTGTCGCTGAAGCGCGCCCTCGACGGGGAGACCCACTTCGAGGCGGTGGGCGTCGCCACCGACCTCGCGACCCTCCGCGACGGGGCCGAGGCCCTCGACCCGGGGGAGCTCCAGCGGGCCCTCGAGCGCTTCGTTCGGCACTCGAGCGACGTCGCCTACGTGCGTGTCACCGACGCCCGCGCCCCGGACCGTGTCCTCGCCGCGGTGCCGCTCGAGGGCAAGCTCGCCCCGATGATCGACGTAGGGACCGAGCGCGACGCGGGCCTCGAGTACGCGGTCGAGGCCAAGCTCCTCCGCGACGGCGCGTGTGGCGCCAAGGCGGGTGAGTGGATCGTGCACGCGTCGGCGCTCGTCAAAGCGCGAGACGGAGCGCCGCTCGCGATCGTCGGCGTGGGCGTGCGTCCGCAGCGCATGGAGGCCCTCGTCGCCCGGTCGTTTCCCCTCGCGCTCGGCGCGAGCCTGCTCGCGTTCGTGGTCGCGGTGCTCGTCGGCCAGAGGCTCGCGCGCCGCATCACACGCCCCATCGAGGCCCTCACGGCCCGCATGGGCGACGTGGCGAAGGGCGAGCTCGGTCCGCCGGCCGACACGACCGAAGGCCCACGCGAGGTCCGCGCGCTCGCGTCGTCGTACAACGTGATGCTCGAGGGGCTCCGCCAGAAGCTCGCGCTCGAGCGCTACGTCCCCTCCCTCGCGCGAGACGGCCTCCGGAACGACTCGGGCGAGGCCGTGATCGAGGCGCGCGAGTGCTTCGCGGCGGTGCTCTTCGCCGACCTCCGCGGCTTCTCGACGCTCTCGGAGAAGCGGAGCCCCCGCGACGTGCTCGACCTCTTGAACGTGTACGCGGACGCGATGGCGAAGGTCGTCGCGGACCACCAGGGGGACGTGATCGAGCTCATGGGAGACGGCATCTTGGCCGTATTTCCCGAGACCTCGGGCGGCTTCGTGCGGGTCGTGCGGTGCGCCCTCGCGATGCAAGCCGAGCTTTCGACGCTGGCCCTCCCGGAGCTCCGCATGGGGATCGGCATCCACGCCGGCGAGGTCGTGCTCGGCACGGTCGGCACGGGCGAGCGCCTCAAGTACACCGTGGTGGGCGACGCCGTGAACGTGTCGTCGCGCATCCAGGAGCATGCACGGGATCCGTCCCGGTCGTGCGTGATGGCGAGCCGCGCGATCTTCGACCTCACGAAGGACGACGTGCCCTGGGTCCCGCGCGGCTCCGTCCCGATCCGCGGCCGCGACGGGACGATCGAGCTCTTCGAGGTCGAGCGCGCGCGCGACGATCGCCATGAAGAACATCTGCCTCCACACGACGGATCGTGA
- a CDS encoding SDR family NAD(P)-dependent oxidoreductase, with protein sequence MKAVVLGGTTGMGRAIAQRLAARGDSVFLLGIGEEDLEKSATDLKARSTGGKAAGYAICDLEKPETFAKALDKADEALGKFDAVIVTAALFATQEALEADIELTRRLVTVNYANTLVFCEHVRKRLLERGGGSLAVFSSVAGDRGRKPVAIYGSGKAGLSHYLEALDHKYFEKGLHVLCVKPGFVKTGMTAGLKPPPFAGEPDQVARDVVAALDAKKPMIYTPGMWALVMLVIRWLPRFVMRKIGF encoded by the coding sequence ATGAAAGCAGTGGTTCTCGGCGGCACGACGGGCATGGGGCGCGCGATCGCGCAGCGCCTCGCGGCCCGCGGCGACTCGGTATTTTTGCTCGGCATCGGCGAAGAAGACCTCGAGAAGAGCGCGACCGATCTCAAGGCCCGGAGCACCGGCGGCAAGGCCGCGGGGTACGCCATTTGTGATCTCGAGAAGCCCGAGACGTTCGCGAAGGCGCTCGACAAGGCCGACGAAGCCCTCGGCAAGTTCGACGCGGTCATCGTCACCGCCGCGCTCTTCGCCACCCAAGAGGCGCTCGAGGCCGACATCGAGCTCACGCGCCGCCTCGTCACGGTGAACTACGCGAACACGCTCGTCTTCTGCGAGCACGTCCGCAAGCGTCTTCTCGAGCGCGGGGGCGGGAGCCTCGCCGTCTTCTCGTCCGTCGCGGGCGATCGCGGCCGAAAGCCCGTGGCCATTTACGGCTCGGGCAAGGCGGGCCTCTCGCACTACCTCGAGGCGCTCGATCACAAGTACTTCGAGAAGGGCCTCCACGTGCTCTGCGTGAAGCCCGGCTTCGTCAAGACGGGCATGACCGCGGGCCTCAAGCCTCCGCCTTTCGCCGGCGAGCCCGATCAGGTCGCACGCGACGTGGTGGCTGCGCTCGACGCGAAGAAGCCCATGATCTACACGCCGGGCATGTGGGCCCTCGTGATGCTCGTCATCCGCTGGCTCCCGCGCTTCGTCATGCGCAAAATCGGCTTCTGA
- a CDS encoding transposase zinc-binding domain-containing protein, producing the protein MASRVYERRRPERSTLYHVVQENLNTLYGAVEDGALAIALPKFVKKELEGYLECGLLCHGFARLTCGSCDETRLVAFSCKGRGFCPSCLGRKMSATAAHLIEDVLPPVDLRQWVLTVPFAWRKRLGYDGRLMSALTRIFVKTVLGFYRERGGGPPRGQSGAVVAVQRTSSDLKLNPHVHAVFLDGAYRDKGDELDFRAARHLSTRDVGRCWSARATGW; encoded by the coding sequence GTGGCTTCTCGGGTCTACGAGCGTCGAAGACCGGAGAGGAGCACGCTCTACCATGTGGTGCAGGAGAACTTGAACACGCTGTATGGCGCGGTGGAGGACGGGGCACTCGCGATCGCGTTGCCCAAGTTCGTGAAGAAGGAGCTCGAGGGATATCTGGAGTGCGGCCTTCTATGCCATGGGTTCGCACGGCTCACGTGCGGGAGCTGCGACGAGACGCGGCTCGTGGCATTCAGCTGCAAGGGACGAGGCTTCTGCCCGTCGTGCCTTGGTCGGAAGATGAGCGCCACCGCGGCGCATCTCATCGAGGACGTGCTGCCACCCGTGGATCTGCGGCAGTGGGTGCTCACGGTGCCGTTTGCGTGGCGAAAGCGCCTTGGGTACGACGGCCGGCTGATGTCGGCGCTGACGCGGATCTTCGTGAAGACCGTGCTCGGCTTCTACCGCGAACGAGGTGGTGGACCTCCACGCGGACAGAGCGGAGCGGTGGTCGCGGTTCAGCGCACGTCTTCCGATCTGAAGCTGAACCCGCACGTGCACGCGGTATTCCTCGACGGCGCGTATCGGGACAAGGGCGACGAGCTCGACTTCCGTGCCGCTCGGCACCTGTCGACGCGGGACGTGGGGCGGTGCTGGAGCGCACGCGCGACCGGATGGTGA
- a CDS encoding transposase, with protein MLERTRDRMVKWLRRRGLLVEDSDSEDEGDGRAVLAASAVSGTTPPAGPEWRRGALLFECRPMVFERPLCVALDGFTLHAATRAGGHDEAGREALLKYVLRPAVAQERVTRGPDGLVRITLKKPFSDGTVAVDMDPLSLLSRLAASVPAPRLHTVRYAGVLASASKVRARLAPKPAVAPIPTVDVPERPRRGGYRPWAELLKRTFGFDVLTCPCCSGRMKLLALVTDPTSVARYLRGIGEPTDVPKRTPARGPPYWASRVLRRGAGSVEAAE; from the coding sequence GTGCTGGAGCGCACGCGCGACCGGATGGTGAAGTGGCTTCGTCGTCGGGGCCTTCTCGTCGAGGACAGCGATTCCGAGGATGAGGGCGACGGGAGGGCCGTGCTCGCGGCGTCGGCGGTCTCGGGCACTACGCCGCCTGCCGGTCCGGAGTGGCGCCGAGGCGCGCTGCTCTTCGAGTGCCGACCCATGGTGTTCGAGCGCCCGCTGTGTGTCGCGCTCGATGGTTTCACCCTCCACGCGGCGACGCGGGCCGGTGGGCACGACGAAGCTGGCCGGGAGGCACTGCTGAAGTACGTGTTGCGCCCCGCGGTCGCGCAGGAACGCGTGACCCGAGGGCCTGACGGCCTCGTCCGGATCACGCTGAAGAAGCCTTTTTCGGACGGCACGGTGGCGGTGGACATGGATCCACTCTCGCTGCTCAGCCGTCTCGCGGCGTCGGTACCCGCGCCGCGCTTGCACACCGTTCGGTATGCGGGGGTGCTCGCGTCGGCGAGTAAGGTTCGGGCTCGTCTGGCGCCGAAGCCGGCGGTTGCTCCAATACCCACGGTGGACGTGCCCGAGAGACCGCGCCGAGGCGGCTATCGTCCGTGGGCGGAGCTTCTTAAACGGACCTTTGGGTTCGACGTTTTGACCTGCCCGTGCTGCAGCGGAAGGATGAAGCTGCTCGCGCTCGTCACCGATCCGACCAGCGTCGCTCGGTACCTGCGGGGCATTGGCGAGCCCACCGACGTGCCGAAGCGCACGCCCGCTCGAGGGCCTCCGTACTGGGCAAGTCGAGTCCTCCGTCGAGGTGCCGGTAGCGTCGAGGCAGCCGAGTAG
- a CDS encoding trypsin-like serine protease: MGLGRTLALLVALASAALTVGCSAEASSGASDTSEDGVAQAASAVGYVIDDVPGRATGAHCTGTLVSPRIVLTAAHCILSPKEVELAYGADAAKYGVAFGIGRVADLRRVRAAKVVVHPGYDPMHGHPTDLAYLVLERPVTEVAPLKVVTHKERCDYETIGYGPKTRAEAVTDLKSRTLVCTKAGFDTRGFIQGTARDGNVCFGFGGGPLVAPGETEISGILSWGEAWCSETSQRANYFAPLAHPENAPFVDEALAAAR, translated from the coding sequence ATGGGCCTCGGTCGCACCCTCGCGCTCCTCGTCGCTCTCGCCTCCGCCGCGCTGACGGTCGGGTGCTCGGCCGAGGCGTCCAGCGGCGCCTCCGACACGAGCGAGGACGGCGTCGCGCAGGCGGCGTCCGCGGTGGGCTACGTCATCGACGACGTGCCGGGCCGCGCGACCGGCGCGCATTGCACGGGCACACTCGTGTCTCCGAGGATCGTGCTGACCGCCGCGCACTGCATCCTGTCCCCGAAGGAGGTCGAGCTCGCCTACGGAGCGGACGCCGCCAAGTACGGCGTCGCGTTCGGGATCGGCCGCGTGGCCGATCTTCGCCGTGTGCGTGCGGCGAAGGTGGTGGTGCACCCGGGGTACGATCCGATGCACGGCCACCCGACGGACCTCGCCTACCTGGTGCTCGAGCGCCCCGTGACCGAGGTCGCTCCCTTGAAGGTCGTGACCCACAAAGAGCGCTGCGACTACGAGACCATCGGATACGGACCGAAGACCCGCGCCGAGGCCGTCACGGACCTGAAGAGCCGCACCCTCGTCTGCACGAAGGCGGGCTTCGACACGCGCGGCTTCATCCAAGGGACGGCGCGCGACGGCAACGTGTGCTTCGGGTTCGGGGGCGGTCCGCTCGTCGCCCCCGGCGAGACCGAGATATCCGGCATTCTGAGCTGGGGCGAGGCGTGGTGCTCGGAGACGTCCCAGCGCGCGAACTACTTCGCGCCCCTCGCGCACCCGGAGAACGCCCCGTTCGTGGACGAGGCCCTCGCGGCCGCTCGCTGA
- a CDS encoding deoxyhypusine synthase family protein → MASLPTLELVLTNFKNFNARATRDAIVAYHRHIQAGGKMFWAMAGAMSSAQLGISLAPAIREGLIHGLSVTGANLEESLFRLVAHDHYKDFPDYRYFTKADDTKILEDRMRRVTDTSIPEDEAFRAVEKFIVPMWKHAHETGTRRYWHEYFYELITTIGPELHKGPADQCWLLAAAQKGLPIVVPGYEDSTFGNIFASYAKTGEVSASVAKSGIEYMGAFYDQYKELSAGKGVGFFQIGGGIAGDFPICVVPSLKYDMQEEAKPWAYFCQISDSTTSYGSYSGATPNEKITWDKLTQDTPMFVIESDATIVAPLVLHALLECKRHPAEADALIAKALS, encoded by the coding sequence ATGGCCAGCCTGCCCACCCTCGAGCTCGTCCTCACGAACTTCAAGAACTTCAACGCCCGGGCCACGCGGGACGCCATCGTCGCCTACCACCGGCACATCCAGGCGGGCGGCAAGATGTTCTGGGCCATGGCGGGCGCCATGTCGTCGGCTCAGCTCGGCATCTCGCTCGCGCCGGCCATCCGCGAGGGGCTCATCCACGGGCTCTCGGTCACCGGCGCCAACCTCGAAGAGTCGCTCTTCCGCCTGGTCGCGCACGACCACTACAAAGACTTCCCCGACTACCGCTACTTCACCAAGGCCGACGACACGAAGATCCTCGAGGATCGCATGCGCCGCGTGACCGACACCTCGATCCCCGAGGACGAGGCCTTCCGCGCCGTCGAGAAGTTCATCGTCCCGATGTGGAAGCACGCCCACGAGACGGGCACCCGGAGGTACTGGCACGAGTACTTCTACGAGCTCATCACCACGATCGGGCCCGAGCTCCACAAGGGCCCGGCCGACCAGTGCTGGCTCCTCGCCGCGGCGCAGAAGGGCCTCCCGATCGTCGTCCCCGGCTACGAAGACTCGACCTTCGGCAACATCTTCGCTTCCTACGCCAAGACGGGCGAGGTCTCGGCGAGCGTGGCCAAGTCGGGGATCGAGTACATGGGCGCCTTCTACGATCAGTACAAAGAGCTGTCGGCCGGCAAGGGCGTGGGCTTTTTCCAGATCGGCGGCGGTATCGCGGGAGATTTCCCGATCTGCGTCGTGCCCTCGCTCAAGTACGACATGCAAGAAGAGGCGAAGCCCTGGGCCTACTTCTGCCAAATCTCGGACTCGACCACCTCGTACGGCTCGTACTCCGGCGCGACCCCGAACGAGAAGATCACCTGGGACAAGCTCACCCAGGACACTCCCATGTTCGTCATCGAGTCCGACGCCACCATCGTGGCGCCGCTCGTGCTGCACGCTCTGCTCGAGTGCAAGAGGCACCCGGCCGAGGCCGACGCGCTGATCGCCAAGGCCCTTTCCTGA
- a CDS encoding beta-lactamase family protein, with protein sequence MNIVARPIAAALLATFTALSAAACAPGGDDGAHATSALEARGDTLQTELDRIVETTQKELGVPGVRADVIVGDRLRYTARAGLGDFVAKTPIGEHDHVRIGSVTKTFTVTTLLRMADAGVVSLDDHVSRWVPGVPNGEAITLRMLANMTSGLGSYTFSPTFQKPFFADPQRAWQPWDLVAIGAGETRAGCPSTKGAGCFAPGTGFFYSNTNTVVLALALEAAGKRPYADLVRDYVFVPYGLHETSIPKGTELPKPFVRGVSTQGRDDGAPPYEATFSSPSWAFGVGDVVSTPADLARWARALGTGERLSAKAKAERFTKLTMPPNTPERAYAMGIGYENGFWGHTGELPGYNTSIQYRPDIDAVVVVTTNRDAIEVPGKDKPVDPATVAAQKIVSALNREYPLPK encoded by the coding sequence ATGAACATCGTCGCTCGCCCCATCGCCGCAGCCCTCCTCGCCACCTTCACCGCCCTCTCCGCCGCCGCCTGCGCCCCGGGAGGGGACGACGGCGCCCACGCCACGTCGGCCCTCGAGGCGCGCGGCGACACCCTCCAGACGGAGCTCGATCGCATCGTCGAGACCACGCAGAAGGAGCTCGGCGTGCCCGGCGTGCGCGCCGACGTGATCGTGGGAGATCGCCTCCGCTACACGGCCCGGGCCGGCCTCGGCGATTTCGTCGCCAAGACGCCCATCGGCGAGCACGACCACGTGCGCATCGGGAGCGTCACGAAGACGTTCACGGTGACCACGCTGCTCCGCATGGCCGACGCGGGCGTCGTGTCCCTCGACGACCACGTCTCGCGCTGGGTGCCGGGCGTGCCCAACGGCGAGGCGATCACGCTCCGCATGCTCGCGAACATGACGAGCGGCCTCGGGAGCTACACCTTCTCGCCGACGTTCCAGAAGCCGTTCTTCGCCGACCCGCAGCGCGCCTGGCAGCCGTGGGATCTCGTCGCGATCGGCGCCGGCGAGACCCGCGCGGGGTGCCCGTCGACGAAGGGCGCGGGGTGCTTCGCGCCGGGCACGGGCTTTTTCTACTCGAACACGAACACGGTCGTGCTCGCCCTCGCGCTCGAGGCCGCCGGAAAGCGCCCGTACGCCGACCTCGTCCGCGACTACGTCTTCGTCCCGTACGGCCTCCACGAGACGTCGATCCCCAAGGGGACGGAGCTCCCGAAGCCCTTCGTCCGCGGCGTCTCGACGCAAGGCCGCGACGACGGGGCGCCGCCGTACGAGGCGACGTTCTCGAGCCCGAGCTGGGCGTTCGGCGTGGGAGACGTGGTCTCGACGCCCGCGGATCTCGCGAGGTGGGCCCGCGCGCTCGGGACCGGAGAGCGGCTCTCGGCGAAGGCGAAGGCCGAGCGCTTCACGAAGCTCACCATGCCGCCGAACACGCCCGAGCGCGCCTACGCGATGGGCATCGGCTACGAGAACGGCTTCTGGGGCCACACGGGCGAGCTCCCCGGCTACAACACGTCGATCCAGTACCGCCCCGACATCGACGCGGTCGTCGTCGTGACCACGAACCGCGACGCCATCGAGGTGCCCGGCAAGGACAAGCCCGTCGACCCCGCGACCGTCGCCGCGCAGAAGATCGTCTCGGCGTTGAACCGCGAGTACCCGCTCCCGAAGTGA
- a CDS encoding SDR family NAD(P)-dependent oxidoreductase, whose protein sequence is MKTLILGATSAIAAEVARLHSLRGDRLHLVGRNAEKLFAVAARCDARATVTRETFDFTETHEAEALVTRTIEAMGGLDTVLIAHGDLGDQLESERSFSHADLIFKTNFTSVVALLIPIANYLEPRKKGRIGVITSVAGDRGRPRNYTYGAAKGALNVYLQGLRTRLYASGVAVTTLKLGPVDTPMTTSHEKNALFGKVPAVASDIVRAMDAKVAEAYVPRIWGMIMPVVKSTPEPIFQKIPFLSGR, encoded by the coding sequence ATGAAGACGCTCATCTTGGGTGCCACGTCGGCCATCGCGGCCGAGGTCGCGCGGCTCCACTCGCTCCGTGGGGACCGCCTCCACCTCGTGGGCCGGAACGCCGAGAAGCTCTTCGCCGTCGCGGCCCGCTGCGACGCGCGCGCCACCGTCACGCGCGAGACGTTCGACTTCACCGAGACTCACGAGGCCGAGGCGCTCGTCACGCGCACGATCGAGGCCATGGGCGGCCTCGACACGGTCCTCATCGCGCACGGAGACCTCGGAGATCAGCTCGAGAGCGAGCGCTCGTTCTCCCACGCCGACCTCATCTTCAAGACGAACTTCACGAGCGTGGTCGCGCTGCTCATCCCGATCGCGAACTACCTCGAGCCCCGGAAAAAGGGCCGAATCGGCGTGATCACGTCGGTCGCCGGCGACCGGGGGAGGCCGAGGAACTACACCTACGGCGCGGCGAAGGGCGCGCTGAACGTCTACCTGCAGGGGCTCCGCACGAGGCTCTACGCGTCGGGCGTCGCGGTCACGACGCTGAAGCTCGGCCCGGTCGATACGCCGATGACCACGTCGCACGAGAAGAACGCGCTCTTCGGCAAGGTGCCGGCCGTCGCGAGCGACATCGTGCGCGCCATGGATGCGAAGGTGGCCGAGGCGTACGTGCCGCGGATTTGGGGGATGATCATGCCCGTGGTGAAGAGCACCCCGGAGCCGATCTTCCAGAAGATCCCGTTCCTCTCGGGCCGCTGA
- a CDS encoding prolyl oligopeptidase family serine peptidase: MSTLSRASLGALSASFLVAVIAACSSTSSDPGAPDGGSGDAGVVVTPDGAVAPSDGAAPTKDAGPGTDASEVDAEPPPPPDVLDEMTLQVGSRTRTYGVKLPKTYDPAVSYPVVMVFHGDGGDGPSMYAFFKMNAATGEEAIVVYPSGEGQTWDLYTPTASNKDVAFMTALVADLSAKYTIDTTKIFAFGWSNGAYFANQMACRRSAFFRGIASHAGGAPYEPSDPNRKWPNGFQQCPGQAAVPFIGFHGTNDPVVGYSGGEFSATYWGYVNGCAGARTASTPAPCEEHANCTSGKPVLFCPIGGIGHGIWSQAAQASWDFFKAL, encoded by the coding sequence ATGTCGACCCTGTCCCGCGCCTCGCTGGGGGCGCTCTCGGCTTCGTTCCTCGTCGCGGTGATCGCCGCCTGCTCCTCGACCTCGTCCGACCCGGGCGCTCCCGACGGAGGCTCCGGGGACGCCGGCGTGGTCGTCACGCCCGACGGAGCCGTGGCCCCCTCGGACGGCGCCGCCCCGACCAAGGACGCAGGCCCCGGGACCGACGCGAGCGAGGTCGACGCCGAGCCCCCTCCCCCACCCGACGTGCTCGACGAGATGACCCTTCAGGTGGGCTCGCGCACACGCACCTACGGCGTGAAGCTCCCGAAGACCTACGATCCGGCCGTCTCGTACCCGGTGGTCATGGTCTTCCACGGGGACGGCGGAGACGGGCCGTCGATGTACGCGTTCTTCAAGATGAACGCGGCGACCGGCGAAGAGGCGATCGTGGTGTACCCGAGCGGCGAGGGGCAGACGTGGGACCTCTACACGCCCACGGCCTCGAACAAAGACGTCGCCTTCATGACCGCGCTCGTCGCGGATCTGTCGGCCAAGTACACCATCGACACGACGAAGATCTTCGCGTTCGGGTGGAGCAACGGGGCGTACTTCGCGAACCAGATGGCGTGCCGCAGGAGCGCGTTTTTCCGCGGGATCGCCTCGCACGCCGGCGGCGCGCCGTACGAGCCCTCGGACCCGAACCGCAAATGGCCGAACGGCTTTCAGCAGTGCCCAGGGCAAGCGGCCGTGCCGTTCATCGGGTTCCACGGGACGAACGATCCGGTCGTGGGGTATTCGGGCGGCGAGTTCTCGGCGACGTACTGGGGCTACGTGAACGGCTGCGCGGGCGCACGCACGGCGAGCACGCCGGCCCCGTGCGAAGAACATGCAAACTGCACATCGGGGAAGCCGGTGCTGTTCTGCCCGATCGGCGGCATCGGGCACGGCATCTGGAGCCAGGCCGCGCAGGCGAGCTGGGACTTCTTCAAGGCGCTCTGA